The Triticum aestivum cultivar Chinese Spring chromosome 7B, IWGSC CS RefSeq v2.1, whole genome shotgun sequence genome window below encodes:
- the LOC123160005 gene encoding DIMBOA UDP-glucosyltransferase BX8-like, with protein sequence MAPCDAVRRRVVLFPLPYLGHMIPMLRLAAALHASGHAITVLHTELHAPDPACYPADYRFVAVPAPDLPAATEDIAAFLVALNASCAAAFKDRLAALLAGGSVRCVVTDVVWFSAQAAARDLGVPALALMTSSAASFRTFMAYRALLAKGHLPYDEARGNAPVEELPPFRVRDLQRIDASSLDTFADLLERFVDAARRSSGLIVNTFDAIEGPEVGYIRDGLSLPVFPVGSLNRFSPPPPPPPQDGSPCCLDWLDNQSPGSVLFVSLGTVASVDAHELAELAWALADAGRPFVWVVRPGMVRGRPSCSLELPGGLAEQIGDRGMVVPWTPQEKVLGHAAVGAFLTHSGWNSTVEALSEGVPMACLPCFGDQFETARYACDVWKVGVEVGRLQRGAVRAAIDRLMGPGIEGEEIRQRARDLKGKVGQCIGEGGSSHMALLGLLERIASF encoded by the coding sequence ATGGCGCCATGCGATGCTGTCCGGCGTCGCGTGGTCCTTTTCCCGCTGCCCTACCTTGGCCACATGATCCCCATGCTCCGGCTTGCCGCGGCGCTGCACGCCAGCGGCCACGCTATCACTGTGCTCCACACGGAACTCCACGCGCCGGACCCGGCGTGCTACCCTGCGGACTACCGCTTCGTGGCCGTGCCCGCCCCCGACCTCCCCGCGGCAACCGAGGACATCGCGGCGTTCCTGGTGGCGCTCAACGCGTCCTGCGCGGCCGCCTTCAAGGACCGGCTGGCCGCGCTGCTCGCCGGGGGGAGCGTCCGCTGCGTGGTCACCGACGTGGTGTGGTTCTCGGCGCAGGCGGCAGCGAGGGACCTCGGCGTGCCGGCGCTGGCGCTCATGACGAGCAGCGCGGCCAGCTTCCGGACCTTCATGGCCTACCGGGCGCTGCTCGCCAAGGGCCACCTGCCATACGACGAGGCGCGGGGGAACGCTCCCGTGGAGGAGCTGCCGCCGTTCCGGGTGAGAGACCTGCAGCGGATCGACGCGAGCAGCCTCGACACCTTCGCCGACCTGCTCGAGCGGTTCGTCGACGCAGCTAGGCGGTCGTCAGGCCTCATCGTCAACACCTTCGACGCGATCGAGGGGCCCGAGGTCGGCTACATCCGCGACGGCCTTTCCTTGCCGGTGTTCCCCGTCGGCTCCCTGAACAGATtctcgccgccaccaccaccgccgccccaagacggctccccatgctgcctcgactgGCTGGACAACCAGTCGCCGGGATCCGTCCTGTTCGTCAGCCTCGGGACCGTCGCCAGCGTCGACGCGCACGAGCTAGCGGAGCTGGCCTGGGCATTAGCCGACGCCGGCCGTCCGTTCGTGTGGGTGGTCCGGCCAGGCATGGTCCGCGGGCGTCCATCGTGCTCGCTCGAGCTGCCCGGCGGCCTGGCTGAGCAGATAGGCGACCGAGGGATGGTCGTCCCTTGGACCCCTCAGGAGAAGGTGCTCGGCCACGCCGCCGTGGGCGCCTTCCTGACGCACAGCGGGTGGAACTCGACGGTGGAGGCGCTGTCGGAGGGCGTGCCGATGGCCTGCCTGCCGTGCTTCGGCGACCAGTTCGAGACGGCGAGGTACGCGTGCGACGTGTGGAAGGTGGGTGTGGAGGTGGGGAGGCTCCAGCGGGGGGCCGTCCGGGCTGCCATCGACAGGTTGATGGGCCCTGGCATTGAAGGGGAGGAGATCAGACAGAGGGCCCGAGATCTCAAGGGCAAGGTCGGACAGTGCATTGGAGAAGGGGGCTCCTCTCACATGGCGCTGCTCGGCTTGCTGGAACGAATTGCTTCATTCTGA